In a single window of the Melanotaenia boesemani isolate fMelBoe1 chromosome 22, fMelBoe1.pri, whole genome shotgun sequence genome:
- the LOC121633432 gene encoding NLR family CARD domain-containing protein 3-like isoform X3: MDQSEGEEEGVLESTLRGGHESKDQRKMLQHGHDSAGPESEPEPSCVSLKSDRSIQLPINFKGTLPSEMKAQFVPQNQEDQNAIIRALKEIGNQINENQRKKEVRVPMNEEQYRKIEKLFLKLSVDFLGRMKQDEFADRLQKEIGIPLYQSKLKSNLKKRFECVFEGIAKAGNPTLLNQIYTELYITEGGTAEVNEEHEVRQIETASRKPHRPETTIRQEDIFKLPPGRDEPIRTVMTKGVAGIGKTVLTQKFTLDWAEDKANQDIQFTFPLTFRELNVLKEKKFSLVELVHHFFTETKEVCSFEEFQVVFILDGLDESRLPLDFHNNETLTDVTQSTSLDVLLTNLIRGKLLPSARLWITTRPAAANQIPPDCVGMVTEVRGFTDPQKEEYFRKRFTDKKQASRIISHMKTSRRLHIMCHIPVFCWITATVLEDVLKTREGGELPKTLTEMYIHFLVVQAKVKKVKYDGGAETDPHWSPESRKMIESLGKLAFEQLQKGNLTFYESDLTECGIDITAASVYSGVFTQIFKEERGLYQEKVFSFVHLSVQEFLAAFHVHLTFISSGINLIEEEQTPRKSKVFKNKLKVKQLHQSAVDQALQSPNGHLDLFLPFLLGLSLKTNQSLLRGLMTQMGSSSQTNQETVQYIKKKISGSPSAERSINLFHCLNELNDRSLVEEIQQFLSSGNLTTDKLSPAQWSALVFILLSSEEDLDVFDLKKYSASEEALLRLLSVVKASKKALLSGCNLSERSCEALSSVLSSPSSNLRELDLNNNNLKDSGVKQLSDGLKSPHCKLETLRLSGCLVTEEGCVSLASALSSNPSHLHELDLSYNHPGESGVRILSAKLEDSNCRLETLRVDHDGKQWLQPGFTKYACELQLDPDTTHRQLKQLNNKTLTAVKKREPYPDHPDRFNKWPQVMCKNDLSGRCYWEVEWKEKLIVGVTAGKIKRKGDGDDSWLGGNKVSWSLFCSKDLFAVCHDNRETVIPAPFPSSSGKVGVYVDYPAGTLSFYSVCSGSLTHLYTFNTTFTEPVYPAFGFAISSSLSLRTFQPSFSQEATEDAKLCKEGYWSMGCFCGSMR; encoded by the exons ATGGATCAGTCTGAGGGAGAAGAAGAGGGAGTGCTTGAATCCACTCTGCGTGGGGGACATGAGAGCAAAGATCAGAG aaaaatgctgcagcatGGACACGACTCTGCTGGACCTGAATCTGAACCGGAACCCAGCTGTGTTTCCCTGAAAAGTGACCGTTCCATACAGTTACCTATTAACTTTAAAGGGACTCTTCCCTCAGAAATGAA GGCTCAGTTTGTGCCTCAGAATCAAGAAGATCAAAATGCAATAATCAGG gCGTTGAAAGAAATAGGGAATCAAATAAATGAGAATCAGAGGAAAAAGGAGGTACGGGTTCCAATGAATGAAGAGCAATACAGAAAAATAGAGAAATTATTTCTCAAGCTCTCAGTGGACTTCCTGGGGAGAATGAAGCAGGATGAGTTTGCTGACCGACTGCAAAaag AGATTGGTATACCACTGTACCAGAGTAAACTTAAGTCAAACCTGAAGAAGAGGTtcgagtgtgtgtttgaggggatcgctaaagcaggaaacccaacccttctgaaccagatctacacagagctctacatcacagagggagggactgcagaggtcaatgaggaacatgaggtcagacagattgaaacagcatccaggaaaccacacagaccagaaacaaccatcagacaagaagacatcttcaaactcccacctggaagagatgaaccaatcagaacagtgatgacgaagggagtggctggcattgggaaaactgtcttaacacagaagttcactctggactgggctgaagacaaagccaaccaggacatccagttcacatttccactgactttcagagagctgaacgtgctgaaagagaagaagttcagcttggtggaacttgttcatcacttctttactgaaaccaaagaagtctgcagctttgaagagttccaggttgtcttcatcctggacggtctggatgagagtcgacttcctctggacttccacaacaatgagaccctgactgatgttacacaGTCCACCTCtctggatgtgctgctgactaacctcatcagggggaaactgcttccctctgctcgcctctggataaccacacgacctgcagcagccaatcagatcccacctgactgtgttggcatggtaaCAGAGGTCAGAGGATTCACTGAtccacagaaggaggagtacttcagaaAGAGGTTCACAGATAAGAAacaggccagcaggatcatctcccacatgaagacatcacgaagactccacatcatgtgccacatcccagtcttctgctggatcactgctacagttctggaggatgtgctgaaaaccagagagggaggagagctgcccaagaccctgactgagatgtacatccacttcctggtggttCAGGCCAAAGTgaagaaggtcaagtatgatggaggagctgagacagatccacactggagtccagagagcaggaagatgattgagtctctgggaaaactggcttttgagcagctgcagaaaggaaacctgaccttctatgaatcagacctgacagagtgtggcatcgatatcacagcagcctcagtttactcaggagtgttcacacagatcttcaaagaggagagaggactgtaccaggagaaggtgttcagcttcgtccacctgagtgttcaggagtttctggctgctttTCACGTCCATCTGACCTTCATCAGCTCTGGAATTAATCTGATTGAAGAGGAGCAAACACCTAGGAAGTCTaaagtctttaaaaacaaactaaaagtaaaacagCTCCACCAGAGTGCTGTGGACcaggccttacagagtccaaatggacatctggacttgttcctccccttcctcctgggtctttcattgaagaccaatcagagtctcctacgaggcctgatgacacagatgggaagtagctcacagaccaatcaagaaacagtccagtacatcaagaaAAAGATCAGTGGGAGTccgtctgcagagagaagcatcaatctgttccactgtctgaatgaactgaatgatcgttctctGGTGGAGGAGATCCAACAGTTCTTGAGTTCAGGAAATCTTACTACAGATAagctgtctcctgctcagtggtcagctctggtcttcatcttactgtcatcagaagaagatctggatGTGTTTGACCTGAAGAAATATTCTGCTTCAGAGGAGGCTCTGCTGAGACTGCTGtcagtggtcaaagcctccaaGAAAGCTCT GCTGAGTGGCTGTAAcctctcagagagaagctgtgaagctctgtcctcagttctcagctcccCATCCTCCAATCTGAGAGAACTGGACCTCAATAACAACAACCTGAAGGATTCAGGGGTgaagcagctgtctgatggactgaagagtccacattgtaaactggaaactctcag GTTGTCAGGTTGTTTGGTCACTGAGGAAGGCTGTGTTTCTCTGGCTTCGGCTTTGagctccaacccctcccatctccATGAACTGGACCTGAGCTACAATCATCCAGGAGAGTCTGGAGTGAGAATTCTTTCAGCTAAACTGGAGGATTCAAACTGCAGGCTGGAAACTCTTAG AGTTGACCATGATGGGAAACAGTGGCTGCAACCTGGATTCACAAAGT ATGCCTGTGAACTTCAGCTGGATCCAGACACTACACACAGACAACTCAAACAGTTAAACAACAAGACACTGACTGCTGTGAAGAAGAGAGAACCATATCCTGATCATCCCGACAGATTTAACAAGTGGCCTCAGGTGATGTGTAAAAATGATCTGAGTGGTCGCTGTTACTGGGAGGTTGAATGGAAAGAAAAGTTGATTGTTGGAGTAACTGCTGGGAAAATCAAAAGGAAGGGAGATGGTGATGACTCCTGGCTTGGAGGAAATAAGGTTTCCTGGAGTCTGTTCTGTTCCAAAGACCTCTTTGCTGTCTGCCATGATAACAGAGAAACTGTCATCCCCGCCCCCTTTCCCTCCTCCTCCGGGAAAGTGGGAGTCTATGTGGACTATCCTGCTGGtactctgtccttctacagtgTATGCTCTGGCTCCCTGACTCACCTCTACACCTTTAACACCACATTCACCGAGCCTGTGTACCCTGCATTTGGGTTTGCAATCAGCTCTTCCTTGTCTTTACGCACATTTCAGCCCAGCTTCTCTCAAGAGGCTACAGAGGATGCAAAGCTCTGTAAAGAAGGGTATTGGTCTATGGGTTGTTTCTGTGGTTCCATGAGATAG
- the LOC121633432 gene encoding NLR family CARD domain-containing protein 3-like isoform X2 produces MDQSEGEEEGVLESTLRGGHESKDQRKMLQHGHDSAGPESEPEPSCVSLKSDRSIQLPINFKGTLPSEMNIHQQQPASSVLSCVSMKSDASMMEPLSFKKRNQFVFNRAQFVPQNQEDQNAIIRALKEIGNQINENQRKKEVRVPMNEEQYRKIEKLFLKLSVDFLGRMKQDEFADRLQKEIGIPLYQSKLKSNLKKRFECVFEGIAKAGNPTLLNQIYTELYITEGGTAEVNEEHEVRQIETASRKPHRPETTIRQEDIFKLPPGRDEPIRTVMTKGVAGIGKTVLTQKFTLDWAEDKANQDIQFTFPLTFRELNVLKEKKFSLVELVHHFFTETKEVCSFEEFQVVFILDGLDESRLPLDFHNNETLTDVTQSTSLDVLLTNLIRGKLLPSARLWITTRPAAANQIPPDCVGMVTEVRGFTDPQKEEYFRKRFTDKKQASRIISHMKTSRRLHIMCHIPVFCWITATVLEDVLKTREGGELPKTLTEMYIHFLVVQAKVKKVKYDGGAETDPHWSPESRKMIESLGKLAFEQLQKGNLTFYESDLTECGIDITAASVYSGVFTQIFKEERGLYQEKVFSFVHLSVQEFLAAFHVHLTFISSGINLIEEEQTPRKSKVFKNKLKVKQLHQSAVDQALQSPNGHLDLFLPFLLGLSLKTNQSLLRGLMTQMGSSSQTNQETVQYIKKKISGSPSAERSINLFHCLNELNDRSLVEEIQQFLSSGNLTTDKLSPAQWSALVFILLSSEEDLDVFDLKKYSASEEALLRLLSVVKASKKALLSGCNLSERSCEALSSVLSSPSSNLRELDLNNNNLKDSGVKQLSDGLKSPHCKLETLRLSGCLVTEEGCVSLASALSSNPSHLHELDLSYNHPGESGVRILSAKLEDSNCRLETLRVDHDGKQWLQPGFTKYACELQLDPDTTHRQLKQLNNKTLTAVKKREPYPDHPDRFNKWPQVMCKNDLSGRCYWEVEWKEKLIVGVTAGKIKRKGDGDDSWLGGNKVSWSLFCSKDLFAVCHDNRETVIPAPFPSSSGKVGVYVDYPAGTLSFYSVCSGSLTHLYTFNTTFTEPVYPAFGFAISSSLSLRTFQPSFSQEATEDAKLCKEGYWSMGCFCGSMR; encoded by the exons ATGGATCAGTCTGAGGGAGAAGAAGAGGGAGTGCTTGAATCCACTCTGCGTGGGGGACATGAGAGCAAAGATCAGAG aaaaatgctgcagcatGGACACGACTCTGCTGGACCTGAATCTGAACCGGAACCCAGCTGTGTTTCCCTGAAAAGTGACCGTTCCATACAGTTACCTATTAACTTTAAAGGGACTCTTCCCTCAGAAATGAA catCCATCAGCAACAACCAGCCTCTTCTGTACTCAGCTGTGTTTCCATGAAGAGTGACGCATCTATGATGGaaccactttcatttaaaaagagaaaccagtttgtttttaacag GGCTCAGTTTGTGCCTCAGAATCAAGAAGATCAAAATGCAATAATCAGG gCGTTGAAAGAAATAGGGAATCAAATAAATGAGAATCAGAGGAAAAAGGAGGTACGGGTTCCAATGAATGAAGAGCAATACAGAAAAATAGAGAAATTATTTCTCAAGCTCTCAGTGGACTTCCTGGGGAGAATGAAGCAGGATGAGTTTGCTGACCGACTGCAAAaag AGATTGGTATACCACTGTACCAGAGTAAACTTAAGTCAAACCTGAAGAAGAGGTtcgagtgtgtgtttgaggggatcgctaaagcaggaaacccaacccttctgaaccagatctacacagagctctacatcacagagggagggactgcagaggtcaatgaggaacatgaggtcagacagattgaaacagcatccaggaaaccacacagaccagaaacaaccatcagacaagaagacatcttcaaactcccacctggaagagatgaaccaatcagaacagtgatgacgaagggagtggctggcattgggaaaactgtcttaacacagaagttcactctggactgggctgaagacaaagccaaccaggacatccagttcacatttccactgactttcagagagctgaacgtgctgaaagagaagaagttcagcttggtggaacttgttcatcacttctttactgaaaccaaagaagtctgcagctttgaagagttccaggttgtcttcatcctggacggtctggatgagagtcgacttcctctggacttccacaacaatgagaccctgactgatgttacacaGTCCACCTCtctggatgtgctgctgactaacctcatcagggggaaactgcttccctctgctcgcctctggataaccacacgacctgcagcagccaatcagatcccacctgactgtgttggcatggtaaCAGAGGTCAGAGGATTCACTGAtccacagaaggaggagtacttcagaaAGAGGTTCACAGATAAGAAacaggccagcaggatcatctcccacatgaagacatcacgaagactccacatcatgtgccacatcccagtcttctgctggatcactgctacagttctggaggatgtgctgaaaaccagagagggaggagagctgcccaagaccctgactgagatgtacatccacttcctggtggttCAGGCCAAAGTgaagaaggtcaagtatgatggaggagctgagacagatccacactggagtccagagagcaggaagatgattgagtctctgggaaaactggcttttgagcagctgcagaaaggaaacctgaccttctatgaatcagacctgacagagtgtggcatcgatatcacagcagcctcagtttactcaggagtgttcacacagatcttcaaagaggagagaggactgtaccaggagaaggtgttcagcttcgtccacctgagtgttcaggagtttctggctgctttTCACGTCCATCTGACCTTCATCAGCTCTGGAATTAATCTGATTGAAGAGGAGCAAACACCTAGGAAGTCTaaagtctttaaaaacaaactaaaagtaaaacagCTCCACCAGAGTGCTGTGGACcaggccttacagagtccaaatggacatctggacttgttcctccccttcctcctgggtctttcattgaagaccaatcagagtctcctacgaggcctgatgacacagatgggaagtagctcacagaccaatcaagaaacagtccagtacatcaagaaAAAGATCAGTGGGAGTccgtctgcagagagaagcatcaatctgttccactgtctgaatgaactgaatgatcgttctctGGTGGAGGAGATCCAACAGTTCTTGAGTTCAGGAAATCTTACTACAGATAagctgtctcctgctcagtggtcagctctggtcttcatcttactgtcatcagaagaagatctggatGTGTTTGACCTGAAGAAATATTCTGCTTCAGAGGAGGCTCTGCTGAGACTGCTGtcagtggtcaaagcctccaaGAAAGCTCT GCTGAGTGGCTGTAAcctctcagagagaagctgtgaagctctgtcctcagttctcagctcccCATCCTCCAATCTGAGAGAACTGGACCTCAATAACAACAACCTGAAGGATTCAGGGGTgaagcagctgtctgatggactgaagagtccacattgtaaactggaaactctcag GTTGTCAGGTTGTTTGGTCACTGAGGAAGGCTGTGTTTCTCTGGCTTCGGCTTTGagctccaacccctcccatctccATGAACTGGACCTGAGCTACAATCATCCAGGAGAGTCTGGAGTGAGAATTCTTTCAGCTAAACTGGAGGATTCAAACTGCAGGCTGGAAACTCTTAG AGTTGACCATGATGGGAAACAGTGGCTGCAACCTGGATTCACAAAGT ATGCCTGTGAACTTCAGCTGGATCCAGACACTACACACAGACAACTCAAACAGTTAAACAACAAGACACTGACTGCTGTGAAGAAGAGAGAACCATATCCTGATCATCCCGACAGATTTAACAAGTGGCCTCAGGTGATGTGTAAAAATGATCTGAGTGGTCGCTGTTACTGGGAGGTTGAATGGAAAGAAAAGTTGATTGTTGGAGTAACTGCTGGGAAAATCAAAAGGAAGGGAGATGGTGATGACTCCTGGCTTGGAGGAAATAAGGTTTCCTGGAGTCTGTTCTGTTCCAAAGACCTCTTTGCTGTCTGCCATGATAACAGAGAAACTGTCATCCCCGCCCCCTTTCCCTCCTCCTCCGGGAAAGTGGGAGTCTATGTGGACTATCCTGCTGGtactctgtccttctacagtgTATGCTCTGGCTCCCTGACTCACCTCTACACCTTTAACACCACATTCACCGAGCCTGTGTACCCTGCATTTGGGTTTGCAATCAGCTCTTCCTTGTCTTTACGCACATTTCAGCCCAGCTTCTCTCAAGAGGCTACAGAGGATGCAAAGCTCTGTAAAGAAGGGTATTGGTCTATGGGTTGTTTCTGTGGTTCCATGAGATAG
- the LOC121633432 gene encoding NLR family CARD domain-containing protein 3-like isoform X1, whose translation MDQSEGEEEGVLESTLRGGHESKDQRKMLQHGHDSAGPESEPEPSCVSLKSDRSIQLPINFKGTLPSEMNYSWEAVQSDGDGFFSSSIHQQQPASSVLSCVSMKSDASMMEPLSFKKRNQFVFNRAQFVPQNQEDQNAIIRALKEIGNQINENQRKKEVRVPMNEEQYRKIEKLFLKLSVDFLGRMKQDEFADRLQKEIGIPLYQSKLKSNLKKRFECVFEGIAKAGNPTLLNQIYTELYITEGGTAEVNEEHEVRQIETASRKPHRPETTIRQEDIFKLPPGRDEPIRTVMTKGVAGIGKTVLTQKFTLDWAEDKANQDIQFTFPLTFRELNVLKEKKFSLVELVHHFFTETKEVCSFEEFQVVFILDGLDESRLPLDFHNNETLTDVTQSTSLDVLLTNLIRGKLLPSARLWITTRPAAANQIPPDCVGMVTEVRGFTDPQKEEYFRKRFTDKKQASRIISHMKTSRRLHIMCHIPVFCWITATVLEDVLKTREGGELPKTLTEMYIHFLVVQAKVKKVKYDGGAETDPHWSPESRKMIESLGKLAFEQLQKGNLTFYESDLTECGIDITAASVYSGVFTQIFKEERGLYQEKVFSFVHLSVQEFLAAFHVHLTFISSGINLIEEEQTPRKSKVFKNKLKVKQLHQSAVDQALQSPNGHLDLFLPFLLGLSLKTNQSLLRGLMTQMGSSSQTNQETVQYIKKKISGSPSAERSINLFHCLNELNDRSLVEEIQQFLSSGNLTTDKLSPAQWSALVFILLSSEEDLDVFDLKKYSASEEALLRLLSVVKASKKALLSGCNLSERSCEALSSVLSSPSSNLRELDLNNNNLKDSGVKQLSDGLKSPHCKLETLRLSGCLVTEEGCVSLASALSSNPSHLHELDLSYNHPGESGVRILSAKLEDSNCRLETLRVDHDGKQWLQPGFTKYACELQLDPDTTHRQLKQLNNKTLTAVKKREPYPDHPDRFNKWPQVMCKNDLSGRCYWEVEWKEKLIVGVTAGKIKRKGDGDDSWLGGNKVSWSLFCSKDLFAVCHDNRETVIPAPFPSSSGKVGVYVDYPAGTLSFYSVCSGSLTHLYTFNTTFTEPVYPAFGFAISSSLSLRTFQPSFSQEATEDAKLCKEGYWSMGCFCGSMR comes from the exons ATGGATCAGTCTGAGGGAGAAGAAGAGGGAGTGCTTGAATCCACTCTGCGTGGGGGACATGAGAGCAAAGATCAGAG aaaaatgctgcagcatGGACACGACTCTGCTGGACCTGAATCTGAACCGGAACCCAGCTGTGTTTCCCTGAAAAGTGACCGTTCCATACAGTTACCTATTAACTTTAAAGGGACTCTTCCCTCAGAAATGAA ttACAGTTGGGAAGCAGTACAGTCAGATGGTGAtgggtttttttcttccagcatCCATCAGCAACAACCAGCCTCTTCTGTACTCAGCTGTGTTTCCATGAAGAGTGACGCATCTATGATGGaaccactttcatttaaaaagagaaaccagtttgtttttaacag GGCTCAGTTTGTGCCTCAGAATCAAGAAGATCAAAATGCAATAATCAGG gCGTTGAAAGAAATAGGGAATCAAATAAATGAGAATCAGAGGAAAAAGGAGGTACGGGTTCCAATGAATGAAGAGCAATACAGAAAAATAGAGAAATTATTTCTCAAGCTCTCAGTGGACTTCCTGGGGAGAATGAAGCAGGATGAGTTTGCTGACCGACTGCAAAaag AGATTGGTATACCACTGTACCAGAGTAAACTTAAGTCAAACCTGAAGAAGAGGTtcgagtgtgtgtttgaggggatcgctaaagcaggaaacccaacccttctgaaccagatctacacagagctctacatcacagagggagggactgcagaggtcaatgaggaacatgaggtcagacagattgaaacagcatccaggaaaccacacagaccagaaacaaccatcagacaagaagacatcttcaaactcccacctggaagagatgaaccaatcagaacagtgatgacgaagggagtggctggcattgggaaaactgtcttaacacagaagttcactctggactgggctgaagacaaagccaaccaggacatccagttcacatttccactgactttcagagagctgaacgtgctgaaagagaagaagttcagcttggtggaacttgttcatcacttctttactgaaaccaaagaagtctgcagctttgaagagttccaggttgtcttcatcctggacggtctggatgagagtcgacttcctctggacttccacaacaatgagaccctgactgatgttacacaGTCCACCTCtctggatgtgctgctgactaacctcatcagggggaaactgcttccctctgctcgcctctggataaccacacgacctgcagcagccaatcagatcccacctgactgtgttggcatggtaaCAGAGGTCAGAGGATTCACTGAtccacagaaggaggagtacttcagaaAGAGGTTCACAGATAAGAAacaggccagcaggatcatctcccacatgaagacatcacgaagactccacatcatgtgccacatcccagtcttctgctggatcactgctacagttctggaggatgtgctgaaaaccagagagggaggagagctgcccaagaccctgactgagatgtacatccacttcctggtggttCAGGCCAAAGTgaagaaggtcaagtatgatggaggagctgagacagatccacactggagtccagagagcaggaagatgattgagtctctgggaaaactggcttttgagcagctgcagaaaggaaacctgaccttctatgaatcagacctgacagagtgtggcatcgatatcacagcagcctcagtttactcaggagtgttcacacagatcttcaaagaggagagaggactgtaccaggagaaggtgttcagcttcgtccacctgagtgttcaggagtttctggctgctttTCACGTCCATCTGACCTTCATCAGCTCTGGAATTAATCTGATTGAAGAGGAGCAAACACCTAGGAAGTCTaaagtctttaaaaacaaactaaaagtaaaacagCTCCACCAGAGTGCTGTGGACcaggccttacagagtccaaatggacatctggacttgttcctccccttcctcctgggtctttcattgaagaccaatcagagtctcctacgaggcctgatgacacagatgggaagtagctcacagaccaatcaagaaacagtccagtacatcaagaaAAAGATCAGTGGGAGTccgtctgcagagagaagcatcaatctgttccactgtctgaatgaactgaatgatcgttctctGGTGGAGGAGATCCAACAGTTCTTGAGTTCAGGAAATCTTACTACAGATAagctgtctcctgctcagtggtcagctctggtcttcatcttactgtcatcagaagaagatctggatGTGTTTGACCTGAAGAAATATTCTGCTTCAGAGGAGGCTCTGCTGAGACTGCTGtcagtggtcaaagcctccaaGAAAGCTCT GCTGAGTGGCTGTAAcctctcagagagaagctgtgaagctctgtcctcagttctcagctcccCATCCTCCAATCTGAGAGAACTGGACCTCAATAACAACAACCTGAAGGATTCAGGGGTgaagcagctgtctgatggactgaagagtccacattgtaaactggaaactctcag GTTGTCAGGTTGTTTGGTCACTGAGGAAGGCTGTGTTTCTCTGGCTTCGGCTTTGagctccaacccctcccatctccATGAACTGGACCTGAGCTACAATCATCCAGGAGAGTCTGGAGTGAGAATTCTTTCAGCTAAACTGGAGGATTCAAACTGCAGGCTGGAAACTCTTAG AGTTGACCATGATGGGAAACAGTGGCTGCAACCTGGATTCACAAAGT ATGCCTGTGAACTTCAGCTGGATCCAGACACTACACACAGACAACTCAAACAGTTAAACAACAAGACACTGACTGCTGTGAAGAAGAGAGAACCATATCCTGATCATCCCGACAGATTTAACAAGTGGCCTCAGGTGATGTGTAAAAATGATCTGAGTGGTCGCTGTTACTGGGAGGTTGAATGGAAAGAAAAGTTGATTGTTGGAGTAACTGCTGGGAAAATCAAAAGGAAGGGAGATGGTGATGACTCCTGGCTTGGAGGAAATAAGGTTTCCTGGAGTCTGTTCTGTTCCAAAGACCTCTTTGCTGTCTGCCATGATAACAGAGAAACTGTCATCCCCGCCCCCTTTCCCTCCTCCTCCGGGAAAGTGGGAGTCTATGTGGACTATCCTGCTGGtactctgtccttctacagtgTATGCTCTGGCTCCCTGACTCACCTCTACACCTTTAACACCACATTCACCGAGCCTGTGTACCCTGCATTTGGGTTTGCAATCAGCTCTTCCTTGTCTTTACGCACATTTCAGCCCAGCTTCTCTCAAGAGGCTACAGAGGATGCAAAGCTCTGTAAAGAAGGGTATTGGTCTATGGGTTGTTTCTGTGGTTCCATGAGATAG